CAaatcagcactgctgcagctagGAACAGAGCTGAGGTGAAACAGAAATAACATTAAATACAGCAACTGTGGAAAACAGTAACTGGAATGTGCTGGGTGCCTTCTGCCTAAGCTCCCTGAGGTGAGCTAACAAGAGATGTCTTCATGCTGGCTCCCCACAGCAAGGCAGATGCagggctccagcctctgctcacccctggggctgcagcaggagctggggctgccctaTGGCCTGCAGACCTGCCCACAGTGATTGATCCCAGCCAGATCACTCCATCTTGcttctgccctgcctccctAGCCCTCAGACCTCACCCAACATGCTCTGTGGTGCTCCCGTGGTGGCCTTGCTCTGGGCTTGCTGAGAAACTAGGCTCTGGTGCTCCAAATGCAGCCAAAAGCTCCACTCCCTGCTGCAAATGACCCCAGCAGCTGTTCCTGGTGGATGCCTCCcactgcctgtccctgcagcagcatggcctttgtgctcatttccagccactctctgcccTGACTGCTAAAGGCAGAGCTGGACTCCTTAAACTGCATTTCAGGCTGTACTCTGCACTTAGGACattggctccaacacttcctcAACTATCCACCGACACCTCAGCAgaaagggagacctcagagcagccttccagtatatgaagggggtccaagagagctggggaggcactttggacaagggctgggagtgccaggacaagggccaatggctttaaattggagaggaggagattgagcctggagatgaggaagagattcttgaCAGGAGGTTGAGGGACACCCAGCACAGAGATGCATGGAGAAGGATGGGGACAAGGCTGTGGTAgctgaggctgggagggacctgcaCTCCCTGGCAGCATGGGCAAATCTCCATGCTCCCTTGGGAGGCAGGAGATGGGACTAAGTCTGACCTTTAGTCACTCCCTGTGCCACAGGTTGCCCTCAACAGAGCCTGTGACCACAGTacctgcacagcctgcccccctgggtgcctgcagggatgaggacatggagtcctgctgcctctctccatAGCTTCAGACCAAtctgtcctctcctcctgcttcctgGCCAACTCCCAGCACATCTGTGCCTTTGTTTGCTTTCCCATTAGCCAGAACCACGGCAACCAAGCTCAGCAAGAGAGAGCCAAAAACAGCTGAAGCTAAAACACAGCCACAGGGCAAACTGACTTCATCAGGAACTGAAGTGACAGCAGTGACACCAACTTCTGAGtagggcctgctgtgacaggacaagggggaatgggtccACACTAAAGAGGGGTTAttttttatgctgagggtggtgagaggctggcccaggttggccagagaggagggagatgctccatccctggaactgctgcaggtcaggttgtcagcttggtctagttgaggacGTCCTcgttgactgcagggggttggactggatgaacttgaaaggtccctttccacccaaaccatcccatggTTCTGTGGCTCCTCTTGGATCTGATGTGCCCCCATCAATCACCACCATGCAGGTCCCTGAGGTTAATCAGCCCAGAAAGGCAAGCAGCACTCCATCCCATGCTTGCAACAGGCCACAGCCCCAGAGAAGTTTATTTGAAGTGAGGAGATAGGGAGAAGACAGCTCAGGCTGTGATGATGGACTGAGAGAATCCCTCATGCAGTTAGCACAACcactccagctctgcccccaaGCCCCCGTTACAGAGGCATGCAGCTATGGGTGCAAAGGATTCATTACCCATGACCAGGGTGGGGAACATCACCTTGTCCCGCCTGGGGGAGAGAAAGGCAAACAGTTTATGCACACACAAATCACATCCCCGGGCACAACCCTGCCTGccaggcctggggcacagcagagcctctctcctctgcgccccctgctctgcaggcctGAGAGCCCAGCAGTGCACTGCAAAGCAGCCTGCAAGCCCTGGGGTTACTCAACCTGCACCTCAGCcacccacagctcctcctctgccaggcaaccttAGTTCTGAGGTGGACCAGGGAACAGAACAGCTGATTTGTAGGGACAACAGAGTCCCTACacctgagagcctggcatggggacAACAGGGTCCCTACAGGTGTAAAACcacctccatgcttcagggggctgctggcagagtgCAAGCAAGGCTGCTTCTCACATTGCAACTTGGTTTGTTATTACAACAAAGACCAACAGATCCACAAACATAACCTAAACCCAGACATCAACCACAGGAACTCGAGAGTTCAGGGAGCAGTGAACAAGTGGAGTTAATGCCCCAAACacaccaggccaggctggctaacagctgcctcagctctgctgttccAGTGCCAGGCATCTGTGGAGCCCATCACAGTCAGAGCCGTGGATGGAAGTCAATAAGCAACTAAAAACAAATACCACAGCAAACCCCAAGTATCTGGGAAGATCCTCAGGTGCTTCTCTGCCAGGCCCTGGCATCTGGACAGCACCAACATGTTTCTGAAGGAACAAGCCTGCAAGAAGCTGCTCCTACACCAGACATTGCTGAGCTTCATGGTCACCAAGTCCCAGCTTTGCAGTTCTCCAGCaaggctctgctccaagcccagcTGTCCCCTGGGCCTCCCCTAAAGTCATGCTCCCCacaccagcctgcagctgcccagctccactcagccagcccagagctggtgtGTGATGGGAGATGGAGACTCAAAGTGACAAGATGGCAGAGGAAGGGAAGTAAATGGAACTGTAAGGATGTGGCTGAGTCATCTCTTCCCAACCCAACCACCCAGAAGCCAGCtgttccttcagcagcagatcagctctgcaggcacacgTGGCTGTTTCAGGCTCAGTCAACAACTAGGAGCTGGGAAGAGAGTAGAGGGGctgggaagaaaggagagagggcaGAAGAAAGGTCTTGTCTCAGCTCAGCCACCACATACCCAGTGCCTGCCAGCcagaagccagcagtgctgggagctcAGTGGCTGTCACAACCTGCAGGCACCATGGGTGGTGTCAGTCAGGTGCCAGCCTGGTATAGCTCACAGGCACAGATGGCACTGCAGAGGTTCTACAGAGCACagacatccagcccagccctgctgtgcacaGACCTGAGTGGGGCTGCAAGGCAGAAGAGGAGCTAATGCCACTGagtgagttgggttggaagggaccttaaagacccaagcccctgccataggcagggacacctcccaccagcccaaggtgctcaaggcctcatccagcctggccttcaacacctccaggcagggggcatccacaacctttctgggcaatctgtgccagtgtctccccaccctcactctcaataatttcttcctcatctccactctaactctcccctctcccagctcaaagcccttgctccttctcctagcactcccagcccttgtcaaaagccccttctcagctttctggtaggccccttcaggtagtggaaggctgctctaagaggACAGGTGTGGagcaccctgctgtgggcagcataTGAAGGttcagaggagaaggggaggacaGCAGAGCCATGAAGAGATCCCTTAACGACTTGCAACAAACACATCAGTCATTGCCgcctcctttcccagcccactgatctcccccagccctgctgccatacTCCTTTAGAGGGCTGGGTTTCTAagccttctgcagctccctccaggcAGTCAGCCCAGATAAGAAGCCTGATGACAAGCTGGATAATTAAAAGtgaccccccacccccccgagCAATCAGCTTATTCATCACCACTCGATATAGCCAGGCTGCCTCCTAAGAACAGCTTTAATCTCAGCTTGAACCTGAGATATAGCAAGAGTGAGCACTGCTGGGGGGATGCTCAGGCCCCAGGTAgcctggcagggcacagccaaCCCAAAAGCCTGACCAGTTCCCACAGAGCCCTGACTTTGAGCCTCTGAACCCTCCCTTTCCaaaagcagcagacagcagtggcTCTGAGAATCCTGAATGCCAGTTTCTAAGTTGCAACTCACCGTGCTACCCACATAGCAACGGGAGTCAGCTCAGGCTGAGCTTCCTACAGTCCTCCTCCTCTGTCTGCTCCATCTATGGCACTCTTCAGGTTGGCAACAGCTCCTTTCATGCtctaaagcaaagtctggattgAGGGTGTGCAGAGTATTAGCATCAATTGCACTGGCCTGAAAATAGCAGGGAAGATCCCCACCGTGCAGGCTTTGCCCAGGCACACCAAccagctggagcagtgctgtacttctgccctgctcctcagggctcctcACACACCCACCAGGGCCTGTGGGAAACACCTCCCAGTCTCCCAGAGGAAGCTGTGACCACGGGCGAGCCACAGGGCACACGTGGGTAGCTGTTCCTGCGGAAGCAGTTCTGGCTGACGCAGagcaagggcagcaggcaggctgctgcctaCCCCCAGCCAGAATTGCACCACCAATGACGTTTGTGTTCCCCTAACAGAGGGGGAAGTGGAGCAAGCAGGGCACTGCCCACCAGGAGGgtaactgctgcctgcactcagctgctctcaCCTGAGGGAGCTCTAGATCTAAGGCTGATGTGCTCCTCCATGCAGAGGCACCCCAGGAGCTGTgacagctccaccagctctcACTCCAGATTCTTTCCAAGGCCACGTtcacttccccagctttgctgcatggGGACTTTGTGCAACCACCAAGAGAGAGTAGAACGGGCACTGACATCCCCCAGCTGAAAGACATCACACTTGCTTCACTCTGTGCTTCACAGAAACCAGCACTGTCACCCTCCTTGTACCCTGCGGATTGTGGCTCCACTAGTTATTTGTTCTAGAGAGTGAAAGCTGTGAATCCCAGAATCCCCTCAGCACAgtggggctagaagggacctttgggaatcatctagtctaaccccactgctaaagcactGGTCAGTCTTGGCATACATGGAGACCTTTCCTTGtactgcagttctgcagctcctgaagcCCCCCTAGTTAACACTGCCGCCAAATTCTTTGTGGGAAGCCACACAGCCACACCAGAGAGCCCTCCCTGGTCCATGCAGCTTCACCCACAGCTCAGCAAGCAAGGCTCCCTCAAGAGAACATTCCCAGCCTGAGAACATCCCTGAGCAACTCCCTAGCAGACACACAGAGGCAGTCACATTTTCTCCAGATTTTTCTTCAGGTCTTCCCTCCTACatatcccagaatcccagcagggtggggttggaagggacgtccAGAGATCATCCGGTCCAGCCCCActcccagagcaggggcacccaccgCAGCTtgcccacaaagcccagctgggcttggaatctctccagacaagggagactccacagcctctttgggcagcctgctccaggcctccgcCACCCTGGGTGCTAAAAGCAAGCCAAAAAGAGCTTCTGCTCCAAGTAGGCTCCTGAACACCCTCCCCTTCAAGACAAAAGCAGGTCCTTGCTTACCCTTTGTCAAAGAAAGAGGTGTGGCCAGGGTGAGGGTACTTGGTGCCGTTGCTGCTCATCACACTGCTGCCGACGTTCCCTGCAATGTAGGACTTCCGTGACGCCTGGTCCTTGGCGAAGTTCCTGCAAGCAGCTAATTTGGATTCTAAGGCCTgttaaagggaaaaggaaaccaATTATAGCCCAAAAAGTAGTGACACCAAGAGAAGAGCATTGGGTTGCTCGGGTTCAGGCTTAGCCATGACCCTGGGGTCACCATGACAGGACCCCAGTGTGAGCACCTCCTGCAAAAActggggatcctgcccctctgctctggtcagacctcacctgcagggatgtgtccagctatgggggtccccaaacacaagaaggacatcaacctgctggagagggtccagaggaggaccacaatgatgaccagaacaggctgggagttgggctgtttagcctggagaagagaaggctgcagggagacctcagagcagccttccagtacctgaagagaacccacaggcaggctggggagggactgttcagaagggcctgtggggataggatgaggacAAAGGTTTGCCaatagagcagggcagagttaggttggacatcaggaggaagctctgcacgatgagaatggtgaaacactggaacaggctgcccagagatgtggttgaggtctcatccctggagacattcaaggtcagactggctggggccctgagcaacctgatctagttagagatactcctgctgactgcagtggggttggacaagctgatctttgagggtcccttccaacatggtGCAAGCCTTCCTGCAGAGAAAGGAAGTCTAAGGGCTTGAGATGAGGCATCCTCTGAGTATCCAAGCCCAAAGAAATCCTCAGCAGCCTGTCATTGTCCCTACCCAAGTGCCTGAGCTGGAATGCTGTCCCTGTGGCCAGGCGTGTGtctgggagcaggctgggaaGCCAGCATTGCTTATTTGGCacttcctgtccctgcagagtaATCACCCGGGATTGTGATTAAGCTCCCTAAATCCCCTGCAGACTCTTACTCACAATGATCCCATTTTCAACACGTCACTCCCtaacccccagccctcctgctgccctttcAAACCAACCACATCGGCTGCAGATGCCAGCACCGAGGGAACCAAAGCCTGCTGAAACAactgtctctgctgcagctcctccccgGCACTAGCCACAGGAGACAGAGGAAAGGCAGCACCCCAGGTCAGACACCCAGGCTACCCGGGCTGCCACTCACAGCACTGACCTCTGAGGCACCTCAAAAAGCATCTCAGAGTCAGAGTCATGCCTTCACTCAGCTGGGAAGCCTGGCATCCAAGCCCACTCTGACAGATGTTTGAAGCACTTCTTCCCTGCTTGCAGTGCTAATCCCTTTAAGGGCTCCTGCATTTCACTTCCCCATCAGCTACAGATGGGAACGTTTGGCTTTCTCCTGATTTGTTTTCTCACTTTCTTCTCAAAGGTCTGGAGATGTTTTCCCACTTTCAGCACCTGCTGCagacctgcccagggctgtgaggAGACACCGTCAGTGTGATCTCAGCTCCCTTTCCATGACACACAGTGACTGCACAGCAGGCGCCTAGGGGCTGAGGTCCAGCTCTACATCTTGGCCTCACCAgggaggaaggtgcaggaggCACTTGAGGTGAGAACAAGCATCTGGCAGTGTCTACCACCACACCCCAGGGCACTTGAGAGCCCTTTTACTCCACAGATGAATTTCATCACTTACAACTGGCACCAGAACCTTAAGAAGGCACTTTACAAATCAAGACCATTAAAAATAAAGGCATTCCCATGCACTAAACATCACGAGGGGAAGACCTGGGAGCCACAGCATGTACACCATCAGCATGGggggaacactgcaacagcttacccagggaggtagttgaggctccagccctggagatactcaaggtaaggctcaacaaggctctgagcaatctgatctagtggaggatgcccctgctgactgcagggactggatgacctctggactcttccaacccaaaccattctttgataCTCTGATTCTACTCCACACGGGCCAAGGACTTGTGAAGCTCcatgacagcagcacagagagcccGGGGCAGGGAGCACTCACCCCCACTTTCCGCAGCAGATCTCCCACGATGTTGAGTGCAGATATCCTGGCTGAAGGAGTAAGGGGGCTGGTGCCAAAGCCGTTTGGTATAGCTGCAAACACAGACACATTCTGTTACTCTCCACTCCTCTGTggttctccttttttttttgttagtcaTTAAACTGAAACCACTTCTGCACACAAAGGTGAATCTAACATCCTGCCAcacactgctcctctgctcaccccccagcaccacacacacgAGCCATGGGAAAGGGGAAAACCTTAGCTCTTGCCCACtgctctctccccctctctgcgGGCAGAGTGCAGGCACACTCCATCTGCAAGGCTGCTGCCCACGATTCATCTAATCCAgccagagcctcctctggaaCCTACTCTAATTTGGCAGATAATGTATTAATCCTTGTGACTATCTACAGCCTTCCAAATGGGGAAGGGGACTAACACCCTGCTGCCTCACAGAGCAAACAGGCCCCTGGAAAGTACAGATGCTAACAGAGGCAGTCCAGACTCTTGGAATTGCTGCCCAGCAGTTCCTCACCTGTGCTGCTCCAGATTTAAGCAGAGCTAGCACTGGCTGCACGTCCTGCAATCCCAGATGTCCTCAGTGCTCCACTTCCCTGTACCTTCAAAGCTGCATCTAAGCTTCACTGTCCTCCTTTTCCAGGCTACTTACTCATTATTCTTGTTCAGCatcccagtgctgctccaggATCCAAATACCCCTTACACACTGCCTGGAGGACCTACAGGTACCTACATTTCCCACCAATAAGCGCCTGGTCTGAAATGGTCTGGTAGCAGCTGAAGGCGCTGCCCCAACAACTGGAGAGAGTTTCTGTGAACAAATCCTACCTTTTGGGGAAGGAAAACTGTTCTCTGATCCTTTCCCAACAGGCGTGGCTGGCAAAGACAGAGATGCCTGGACAGCTGAGTCCATCTTCTCACAGTCTAGAGTGGGAGAACTGGGTGCTGACTTCCGGGTGACTTCTTGTTGCCTCTCCCGTACCGCTAACTCCTGCCGTAAGTCTGAGAGTTCAGAGAAGAACACACCTCTGGGTGATCAGCTGCTCTAGCAGGCAGCAGTTCCTCTAACAAACACCCTTTCTAGTCGTTTGGGAGGCAGGAGAAGACAGTTTACAACGTTCAGtgcatgctgctgcctttctccagCAGTGAGGACCCCACACCTCAGAGCAGTCCCAGACCAGAACCATCAGCTCCTGTTTcagctgagaggcagcagagacCTCTCAGACCAGGGCTGCATGGTCCCACGGAAGGATACTGAGCCTCAGTGTTTTTCCCCCAAGTCTGAAGAGCCATGGACAGTGTGCCACAAACTCCCTGCCAACTGTGACCAGCTCCTGCTCACACACATGTTGGATAAGGGAGGAATGACCTCTTCCCAAGTTTCCAATTCCCCACATTGTTCTTCCAGTTAATAATCCACAGAACTCCAAAGCAGCCAAAGGGTGGTATGCAACAAGTAAAAAGAGCGAAGTGGAGAGGCTGGGTAGCCCAAATCTCAGGGTaagaggctgggggtgagggAAATTCTGTAAATGTCTTATTTGAGAAGGCAAAGCTTCCTAAGGTGGAGACAAAGAGTTCTTCACTAtcaggatggtgagacactggaacaggttgtccaggttCAGCtttggatgtcccctccctgcaggagttcaaagccaggctggatgagaccttaagcaacctgggctggtgggaggtgtccctgcccatggcagaagggttggaactggatgatctttaagatcccttccaacccaatctatTCAAGGATTCTTTGAAATGTTCAATTTAACTTTTCATATTTACAGCAAGAACTCTGTGCTTCCATCAGAGGTTTTCAATTCTTTGGTTCAAAGAGGTtcacaaaggagaagaaagccaCAGCCTGCTGATGTGTGACTTAGATCCAGATCTAGGCCCCAGGTGAGGAATTCTTTTAGGAAGCTTTGCTTTGCAGTCACCCCTGCTGTCTGCACTACACGACAGACTGTCCCCACTATGAGAGAGATCAGTTTCCATCAACCATTAAAAAATGctttccagcacccccagcatgAAACACACTGGGGAAGTCCTTGGTCATATCACATttggggatcttctcaatgctgatcaatacctaaagggcaaggggcaagaggatggggccaagaCTCTtgacagtggtgcccagtgacagacaaggggagcaggctggaacccagcaggttccatctgagcaggtggaggaacttctttgttgtgagggtgttggagggctggagcaggccacccagagaggttgtggagtctccttctctggagagcttccaaccccatctgggcattgtgatcctgggcaagctgctgggggtgccctgctttagcaggggattggactgagtgatctccagaggtctgttCCCACCCCTACTAATCTGTGTCATCAGAGAACACGATCCTGAAGGTCTGTCTCTATCCCATAGTCCCTCCTGGAATGCCTTAAGCAAACCAGGCAATTTCCAAGAGGTTCAGAGGAAGCACAGCAAAGAGGCTGTTCAGAGGCAGTTATTTAACCACTCAGCAGGCACTCCCCTGACATCTCCTGTGCCCTTCTTTCCTCTGCAAGGCACAGACCCACGGTGAGGGGGATCTTCTGAAGCACAGTTCCTCCACATGCAGAACACAGCAGTTTTGTACTCACCTGTGTTAAAAATCCCCAACCAATCTGATATTAATTTGGCCTTACATGAGGACATTTTCCCTCTGAGCTACCCTGGGCATACAAAGGACAGAGAAGACCCAGAGCTTATGTTACACATCCAGTTCAGGTCTCATGACCCGAGGCTTTCTCTAAACATGAGCTTTGCTCTCTGGTAGGAGGCCAACAACATACAAAGCCACACAAGTCATCAAGCCAGCCATTACCTCTTGCTTCATCCTTTAATCTCTGTACAGAAACTAGCAGGGACTCCTTGTCATCCAGTTCACTTTCTAAAAAGGCATTTCTCTCAATAGCTTGGTTCAGCCTTTGTTCAAAGTCTTCCAATGAAACTATTGTTGCCCTAGAAACAAAATCCAGAATATTAGGTTCTTCAGCTCAGCtcccaaaaaaaaagcctattCAAAAATAgaatggaggaagaaaaaatgtTAGCAGGAGCTACACTGAAGTCAGTCATTTGAAAGCTATGGAAACACTTTTTAGAAAGGACTTAATGAGTCCAAGTAAGCAGAGGATTGGATGGACAGAAAATGATAGCATCTGGCTCTCAAGGATGTACCAAAGAGTTGGGAAAGAGCCAATGCACTGAACCCACCTCCATTTTTAACCAAGCCACACTCCTAAGCCATCTAtttggcagtgttaggttagCAGTTAGACTCagtgattcacagaatgggttgggttggaagggaccttaaagaccatctaccccaaacctcctgccatgggcagggacacctctaaccagatcaggctgctcaagaccccatccaatctggccttgaacacctccagggaggggacatccacaacctctctaggcaacctgtgccagtgtctcaccaccctcactctaaagaattccTTCTCAAATCTCTCATCTCTCTTCcttaagcttcaatccattccctctcaagtgaagtgattctccccctttgctctgctcttgtgagacccccacCTACAGCACTGCCTCCTGTTCTGGGGCTTCCAGCACAAGATGAGCATGGAACTcttggagaggctccagagaaggccatgaagatgatcagagggctggagaacctcccctgtggggactcTGGGGAGATGTTAGAGCAGCCATA
This is a stretch of genomic DNA from Pogoniulus pusillus isolate bPogPus1 chromosome 11, bPogPus1.pri, whole genome shotgun sequence. It encodes these proteins:
- the NDEL1 gene encoding nuclear distribution protein nudE-like 1 isoform X3, translated to MDSEEIPTFSSPKEETAYWKELSLKYKQSFQEAREELAEFQEGSRELEAELEAQLVQAEQRNRDLQADNQRLKCEVETLKEKLEHQHVQSYKQVSLLEDDLSQTRAIKDQLHKYVRELEQANDDLERAKRATIVSLEDFEQRLNQAIERNAFLESELDDKESLLVSVQRLKDEARDLRQELAVRERQQEVTRKSAPSSPTLDCEKMDSAVQASLSLPATPVGKGSENSFPSPKAIPNGFGTSPLTPSARISALNIVGDLLRKVGALESKLAACRNFAKDQASRKSYIAGNVGSSVMSSNGTKYPHPGHTSFFDKGRDKVMFPTLVMGR
- the NDEL1 gene encoding nuclear distribution protein nudE-like 1 isoform X2, with the translated sequence MDSEEIPTFSSPKEETAYWKELSLKYKQSFQEAREELAEFQEGSRELEAELEAQLVQAEQRNRDLQADNQRLKCEVETLKEKLEHQHVQSYKQVSLLEDDLSQTRAIKDQLHKYVRELEQANDDLERAKRATIVSLEDFEQRLNQAIERNAFLESELDDKESLLVSVQRLKDEARDLRQELAVRERQQEVTRKSAPSSPTLDCEKMDSAVQASLSLPATPVGKGSENSFPSPKAIPNGFGTSPLTPSARISALNIVGDLLRKVGALESKLAACRNFAKDQASRKSYIAGNVGSSVMSSNGTKYPHPGHTSFFDKGAVNGFDQGPPGLGTSRPSSAPGMLPLSV